The genomic segment GCTACTTTGTTGGGGTTTCAAACTAAAGACCTCAGGGCAAGGAGGCCCGGATGACCACCACCGGCTCACGCGGGACCCGGCATCCACGGCTGCGCGCCGGCATCGCGACGACCGCCGCGGTGCTCGTCGGTGTCGGCCTGACGGCGGTGCTGACCTCACCCGCCAGCGCCGCCACCGGCTGCCGCGTCGACTACACCACCAACCAGTGGTCCGGCGGCTTCACCGCCAACGTCGCGCTCACCAACCTCGGCGACCCCCTCAACGGCTGGACCCTGCGGTGGAGCTTCGCCAACGGGCAGACCGTCAGCCAGGGCTGGGGCGGCCAGTTCAGCCAGAGCGGCTCGGCCGTCACGGTGACGAACGCGTCCTGGAACGCCGGGCTCGGCACCAACGCCACCGTCTCCGTCGGATTCAACGGCACCTGGACCGGCACCAACAACGCCCCTACCTCGTTCAGCCTCAACGGGGTGACCTGCACCGGCGCTCCGTCCACCGGGCAGCCGCCGACCACCGCCCCCAACCCGACCACGCCCGCTCCCACCACGCCCGCCCCGACCACCCCACCGCCCGGCGGCGTCGCCTGGCAGTCGTCCGACCAGTGGGGCACCTGGACCAACGGCGGGTACACCCTCTACAACAACATCTGGGGCAGCGGCGCCGGCAGCCAGCGGATCTGGGCGAACTCCTACCGCAACTGGGGCGTCACCGCCAACCACCCGAACACCGGCGGCGTGAAGTCCTACCCGAACGCCACCCGCAACGTGAACCGCAACCTCAGCGCGATCCGCAGTCTGACCAGCACCTTCAACGTCACCGTGCCGAGCGGCGGGGCGTACGCGAGCACCTACGACATCTGGGCCAACAACCACGCGTACGAGATCATGCTCTGGATGAACAAGACCGGCCCGGTCGGTCCACTCGGGTCGTTCCAGACCAACGCCACGGTCGGCGGGCACAGCTGGCAGGTCTACCGCGGCTCCAACGGCGCCAACGAGGTCTTCTCGTTCATCCGCACCAGCAACACCAACTCGGGCACCGTCGACGTGCTGGCGGTCCTCAACTGGATCCGCAACGCCGGCTGGTACGGCGACGTCCTGGTCGGTGACGTCCAGTTCGGATACGAGATCACCTCGTCCGCCGGCGGACTCGACTTCACCACGAACGACTTCTCCGTGTCGTACAGCTGATTCCGCCCGGCCCGGCTCGCCACCGGCAATGTGGTGGCGAGCCGGGGCCCGGCGCCGGCGGATCAGTACCGGCGGCGCTTCTTGCGGTAGTGCCCCTTGAAGCGGTAGTGCCCGTGGTAGCCGTAGGACGGCCCGTGCCCGTAGCCGCGGTGCTTCCGATGCCCGTGGTAGCCGTACGGCTGCCCGTGCCCGTAGCCTCCGTGTCCGCCGTGCCGGTGCAGCATCCGACCGAGCCGGGCAGCCACCAGCGAGAAGATCAGCCGCTTCAGGTGCCGCATCATGCCGCAAGGGTATGCGGGTCACGCCACCTCATCCTGTGCATGAGCTGGGATTCTGCTGAGTTGACCAGCCGGCGGAAGCGGTGCGGGTCTGCCACCGCCGCAGAAGATCGCCGCCTGCCACGGCCACTACCTCGACAAGTAGCAGCGCACAGGATCAAAGTGGGGCGGGCGGGACTCGAACCCGCGACCCAAGGATTATGAGTCCTCTGCTCTAACCGGCTGAGCTACCGCCCCCGACGGCGGAAAGCCTAGCCTAGTCGGCGATCCCGAACCGCCCCGCGGCCGTCAGGTCGGACGGTAGCTCAGGAGCACCACCCCGGAGTCGAACGGACGGGTCTCGACGAGCGCGAACCGGCGCGGGTCGAATCCCCGGGAGAAGAGCGGGATGCCGGTGCCGGCCACCACCGGGTTGAGCTTGATGGTCAGCTCGTCGATCTCCGACTGCAGCTCGGCGGCGAGCTGCCCGCCACCGCAGAGCCAGATGTCGCGGCCCTCCTGCCGCTTGAGCCCGCGGACGAACTCGACCGGCGGTCCGGTCACGAACCGCACGGTCGGGTCGGTCTCCGGGGCCAGGGTCCGGGAGAAGACGTACTGCTCCAGGTGCGCGTAGGGACTGGTGATGCCGGCCTTGAGCGCCGGCTCGTAGGTCCCCCGTCCCATCAGCACCGCGTCGTAGCGGGCGTTGGGAACCTCATCGATGCCGGCGGCCACCCGGTACGCCGTCGGCAGCGTCTCGGGCCAGGTCGCAACGGTGTACGCCCCGAGATCGGCCTCGAACGGGAGGAAGTCGTACTGGCCCTCCGGGCCGGCGATGAAGCCGTCGATGGTGCTGGCCACGTGGTAGACGAGTCGTCGCATGAGCGACCTCCAATCACTACTGCTGTCGTGGTTGAAGACTACAACGCCTGTCGTGGTTGGTGCTAGCGTGTTCTCCATGGCCAGGAATCCCGAGCGACGTGCGCTGCTCGCCGACGCGGGGCTGCGGGTCCTCGCCGTCTCCGGCGCGCGCGGGCTGACCCACCGGTCGGTGGACACCGAGGCCGGCGTGCCCATCGGTACGGCGTCCAACTACTTCCCGTCCCGCGACACCCTGCTGGCCGCCCTCGGTGAGCGCATCCTGGAACGGTTCGCCCCGGACGAGGCGGTGCTGGCCGAACTCGGCGCCCGCCCGCCGTCGGCGGAGCTGTTCATCGACTACCTGCGCTACATCATCGAGCGGACCACCCGGCACCCCGACCTGACCCGGGCGCTCATCGAACTACGACTGGAGGCCACCAGACGCCCGGCGCTCGCCGAGAGCCTGGGCGGCATGCTGCGCCGGGGGTACCGCGACGACGTGGCATTCCACCAGAGCACCGGCCTGCCCGGCGGGCCGTACGAGATCGCGCTGTTGCACTTCGCCGTCGACGGCCTGCTGCTGGACCTGCTCACCCCCTCGATCGGCGCCGGGTTCGACCCCGACCAGGTGGTGGCGTCACTTGTCGCCCGGCTGGTCGGCGGCGCCGACCGCAACTGACCCGGCCGAGCGAGCACACCGGCCGAGCGAGCGGCCCGGCCGAGCGAGCGGCCCGGCCGAGCGAGCGGCCCGCGGCGGTCAACCGCGCAGGCCGGCCAGGTCACCGGTCAACCGCGCACACTGGCCGGACGACCGGGTCAGCCGCGCAGGTCGGCCACGAGCGTCCCGGCCGCCCGCCAGCCGCTGGCCAGGGCACCCTGGATCGACGGGCTGTCCCGGTGGTCGCCGGCCAGATAGATGCCGTCGCCGAGCGCCACCGGCTGGCGCAGCCGGCCCTGCGGTGGCGGCGCCGCCGGCAGCGCGGCCGGCAGCGAAACCGTCTCCAGGTGCTCCCAGTCCGCGGTGGACCGGCCGTAGAGCCGGGCCAGTTCGGCGCGGACCACCGGCTCCGGCGGCGTGGTCGGCCCGACCACGGTGCTGGCCACCAGATGCCGCCCGGCCGGCGCGTACGACGGGGCGGCCCGGCTGACCACCACCGTGTTCGCGACGAGTTCCCGCCGGTCACCGTCGAGCAGCAGGATCGGCTCGTCAAGCGGCGGCTCGGCGGCGCTGTGGTAGTAGGTGGTCAGCGCGTGGGTGCGTACCGGATGGAGAGCCGGCAGCAGCGCGGTGACCGCCACCGGGTCGACCGCGACCAGGACGGCCCGGCACCGGATCTCCCCCGCGTCGGTCCGCACCAGGCCCGGCGCCACCGCCTCGACCGGCCGGTTGCGGTGCACCAGGAAACCGGGCAGCGGGTCGGCGATCGCCCGGGGCAGGGCGGCCATCCCGCCGGCCGGCAGCCCGATCCGGCCGCGGGCGAACGACCGCAGGATCATCGCGAAGACCCGGCTCGACGTCGTCAGCTCCCGCTCGGCGAGCACCCCGGACAGGAACGGCCGGACCAGCTCCTCGATGATCCGGTCGGAGAGCCCGGCCCGGCGCAGCGCCACCTCGGTGGTCGACTCGGGCGCGGCGAGCAGCCGGCCGGGCGGCAGCGCGGCGCAGCCCGCGGCGAGCCCGGCCAGGCGTACCCGGTCCAGGGCGGTGCCCACGTCGGCGACCGCCGTCCGGGCCGCGCCGGCCGGCTCGCGCAGCGGGTTGACCAGCCGGTGCAGTGCGTCGCCGCGCCGTACCAGCACCCCGGAGGTGAAGTAGCCCAGTTCGAGGGTGTCGACGTCGAGCAGGGTGCCGAGCCGGGGATAGCCGGTGTTGAGGACCTGGAAGCCCCGGTCCAGCAGGTAGCCGTCGACGGCGTCGGTGGTGACCCGGCCGCCGAGCCGGTCCGCCGCCTCCACCAGCACCCACGGCACCCCGGCCCGGTGCAGCCGGCGGGCGGCGGCCAGCCCGGCCAGCCCACCCCCGACGATGACGACGTCGGACTCGGTGGGCAGCGTGGTGGGCGGGGGATCGGTCATGGATACGAGAATGCCCGCCGGGTGGCCGGCGGGCACGTGGGGGCGGGAAAGCTCCCCCGTTTGGACTCGAACCAAAAACCTGCCGGTTAACAGCCGGCTGCTCTGCCAATTGAGCTACGGGGGATCGCTGCTCACGACGCTGGATGTCTCCGGCGCCGCGCGACCGGGATCAGAGTACAGGATCAACCGCCCCGTCCGGCTACCGGGTTACCGTGACCGCTGGGCATCGTCGTCGGCAATTTGTCGCGCCCGCCACTATGAGGCGTGAGCGCGGAGCAGTATGGGTAGGTAACCGGGGACAGACGACGCAGGCGCGACAGGGTTGGCAACTGGGAACTCCGGTGGCGCAACCCGGCGTCAGGCACGAAAGGAGCCGCCATGCGCGGAAAGCTGTGGTTTATCGGCGGGCTGGCAGCGGGCTTCGTCCTGGGCGCCCGCGCGGGCCGGGAGAAGTACGAAGAGCTGGTCTTCAAGGGCAAGAAGGTGCTGGACCACCCGACCGTCCAGGAGGCGGCCGGCGTGGCGCAGGCCCAGGCCAACCGGCTCTACGCCGAGGGCAAGGACCGGCTCAGCCACACCCGGCTGGGTGAGAAGCTGAGCCCGGCCAACGGCGGCACCAGCAGCAGCGCCACCACCGCGGAGCTGGGCACGACCGAGAGCACCCTCGCCGGCAGCGGCACCAAGGGGACCTCGACCACCACCTCCGGCAAGTCCTCCGGCTCGGGAGCCAACGGCACCGCGTTGTGAGCACCAACAGCCAATGGGCCGGTCACCCCGCACGGGGTGACCGGCCCATTGTCGTCAGGCTCAGTCCTTGCTGGCGAAGGCGGCGTCGAAGGCGGCGTCCGGGGCGTCGAAGGCGAGCCGGCGGACGAACTGCAGCGCCTCCGGGGCACCGATCAGGCGGTCCATCCCGGCGTCCTCCCACTCGATCGAGATCGGGCCGGTGTAGCCGATGGCGTTCAACGCCCGGAAACAGTCCTCCCACGGCACGTCGCCGTGCCCGGTGGAGACGAAGTCCCAGCCCCGGCGCAGGTCCGCCCAGGGCAGGTGGGAGGAGAGCCGGCCGCGCCGGCCGTCGCCGGTGCGTACCTTGGCGTCCTTGCAGTCGACGTGGTAGATCCGGTCGGCGAACTCCAGAATGAAGTTCACCGGGTCCAGCTCCTGCCAGACGAAGTGCGACGGGTCCCAGTTCAGGCCGAACGCCGGCCGGTTGCCGATCGCCTCCAGCGCCCGCCGGGTGGTCCAGTAGTCGTACGCGATCTCGCTCGGGTGGACCTCGTGGGCGAACCGGACGCCGACCTCGTCGTACACGTCGAGGATCGGGTTCCAGCGGTCGGCGAAGTCCTGGTAACCGCGTTCGATCATCTCCGGCGGCACCGGCGGGAACATCGCCAGGGTGTGCCAGATCGACGAGCCGGTGAACCCGACCACCGTGTTGACGCCGAGCTTGGCCGCCACCCGGGCGGTGTTCTTCATCTCCTCGGCGGCCCGCTGGCGGACCCCCTCGGGCTCGCCGTCGCCCCAGATCCGGGCCGGCAGGATGCCCTGGTGCCGCTCGTCGATCGGGTGGTCGCAGACCGCCTGACCGACCAGGTGGTTGGAGATCGTGAAGACCTTGAGGTTGTACTTGGCCAGGGTCTCCCGCTTGCGGTCGAGGTACGAGTCGTCGTTGAGCGCCCGGTCGACATCCAGATGGTCACCCCAGCAGGCGATCTCCAGCCCGTCGTAGCCCCATTCGGAGGTGAGTCGACACACTTCCTCGAACGGCAGATCGGCCCACTGGCCGGTGAAGAGGGTGATCGGTCGCGGCATAGTTCCTACTCCCCTGTTGGTTGCCTGGGATTCCCGCCGGTCGCCGGGCAGGCGGCGGCCGTGGGCAGGGGCGAGGGAGCCGGCCCGCAGCGTACGGGGGCCGCTCCGCTGGCGGCGGCGCGACGGGTGCCCACGGGCACCTGGGCCGGGCGGGTTGCGCCTCCCGTCCGGTCGCCGGCCACCTCCGAGGAGGGCCGCCCTCCACTCTAGGCCCCGCTCCGCCGGCCGGCTAGCCGCGGCTAGCCGCCGAGCTCCCGGATCCGGATGTTGCGGAACGACACCTCGTCGCCGTCGCCGTGGTTCTGCAGCCCGATGTGACCGGCCAGCGACCGGGCCGGATCGGTGTTGGTGAAGTCGTTGATCCGCACCCCGTTCAGGAAGACCTGCAGCCGCTCCCCCTCGACCAGCAGTTCGTAGCTGTTCCACTCGCCCGGCGGGTTCAGCGCGGCGTCGCGGGCGGCCAGGTCGGCCGACTTGACGGGGTAGACCGCGCCGGTGGTGCGGTCGGCGGCGTCGGTCGCGTCGATCTGGACCTCGTAGCCGTTGCTCACCGCCGACCAGGGGTCGTCCGACGGCGGGAAGCCGATGAACACCCCCGAGTTGTCGTCGCCGGCCAGCCGCCAGTCCAGCTTCAACGAGTACGACCCGAACTGACGGGCGCGGTACCAGTAGAGACCCATCCCGCCGACCGAGGTGAGGGTGCCGTCGGAGTCGGTGAAGCCACCCGGCCCGGCCTGCGCCCAGCCGGCACCGGGGGGCAGCGGGGTGTAGCCGCTCTCCGGGCGGCAGTCGGCCCGGGTCCGGCCGGCCGCGTACCGGATGCCGCCGAGCAGGTGGGTCCGGAAGGCCGGCTCGGCGTACGCGGCGTCGGTGTGGCCGCCGCCGGTGTAGAAGGACCGACCCCCCTGGTACGCCTTGCACCAGGCGTGCGGGTGGTCGGCGCCCATCGTGCCGCCGGAGTAGCTGGCCTCGTCGAGGGTGGCCAGCACCCGGGCGGTGGACCGGGCGTTGGACCGGTAGTCGTACCACTCGTCGGTGCGGGTCCAGGTCCGCGGCAGGTGGGCGGTGGCGGCGTGCCCCCGATCCACCACCGTCACGTCCGCCTGCTGGACCGGCGGATGCGAGGCGAAGTACGCCCCGACCAGGTCGCCGTAGAACGGCCAGTCGTATTCGGTGTCGGCGGCGGAGTGCACCCCGACGTACCCGCCGCCGCCCCGGATGTAGGCCTCGAAGGCGGCCTGCTGGCTGCCGTCCAGCACGTCCCCGGTGGTGTTGAGGAAGACCACCGCCTCGTACCCGGCCAGGTTGTCGGCGGTGAAGGCGGCGGCGTCCTCGGTGGCGGTGACGGTGAAGTCGTGCGCCGCGCCGAGCTCGCGGATGGCCTGGGTGCCGGCGGCGATCGAGTCGTGCCGGAAGCCGGCGGTGGCGGAGAAGACCAGCACGTCGTACCCGGAATCGTCGACGCCGACGGTCGGCCCGGCCCCGCCGGGGCTGTCGACCTCGGCCGGGCCGGTGCAGGCGAGCGTGGCGGTCACGGCCAGCACGCCGAGCATGGGGCGGAGGAATCTGCGCATCGTCGCTACTCCCGCCGGTCCACGGCCCGGGCGGCGAGGGCGGCCAACGCCGCGCGGGCCGCGCCGGAGATGGGCGCCCGGTCCAGGGCGGCCAGCGCCGTCTCGGCCCGTTCCTTGATCATCCGCTCGACCTGGTGCAGTGCCCCGGTGTCGACGATGACGGCCCGCAGCGTCGCGGCGCCGCCGTCGTCCAGGTCGGGCCGGCCGAACAGCTCCGCCAGCCGGGCCGCCTGGTCCCGGTCCGCGCCCCGCCGGGCCAGCGCGATGAGCACCGTCGACTTGCCCTCCCGCAGGTCGTCCAGGACCGACTTGCCGGTCACCGCCGGGTCCCCGAACACGCCGAGCACGTCGTCGCGGAGCTGGAACGCGTCGCCGAGCGGGTCGCCGAACTCCTGGTACGCCGTCAGGACGTCCGCGCCGGCCCCGGCCAACGCGGCGCCGACCTGCAG from the Solwaraspora sp. WMMD1047 genome contains:
- a CDS encoding TetR family transcriptional regulator, whose protein sequence is MARNPERRALLADAGLRVLAVSGARGLTHRSVDTEAGVPIGTASNYFPSRDTLLAALGERILERFAPDEAVLAELGARPPSAELFIDYLRYIIERTTRHPDLTRALIELRLEATRRPALAESLGGMLRRGYRDDVAFHQSTGLPGGPYEIALLHFAVDGLLLDLLTPSIGAGFDPDQVVASLVARLVGGADRN
- a CDS encoding cellulose binding domain-containing protein, producing MTTTGSRGTRHPRLRAGIATTAAVLVGVGLTAVLTSPASAATGCRVDYTTNQWSGGFTANVALTNLGDPLNGWTLRWSFANGQTVSQGWGGQFSQSGSAVTVTNASWNAGLGTNATVSVGFNGTWTGTNNAPTSFSLNGVTCTGAPSTGQPPTTAPNPTTPAPTTPAPTTPPPGGVAWQSSDQWGTWTNGGYTLYNNIWGSGAGSQRIWANSYRNWGVTANHPNTGGVKSYPNATRNVNRNLSAIRSLTSTFNVTVPSGGAYASTYDIWANNHAYEIMLWMNKTGPVGPLGSFQTNATVGGHSWQVYRGSNGANEVFSFIRTSNTNSGTVDVLAVLNWIRNAGWYGDVLVGDVQFGYEITSSAGGLDFTTNDFSVSYS
- a CDS encoding sugar phosphate isomerase/epimerase family protein, encoding MPRPITLFTGQWADLPFEEVCRLTSEWGYDGLEIACWGDHLDVDRALNDDSYLDRKRETLAKYNLKVFTISNHLVGQAVCDHPIDERHQGILPARIWGDGEPEGVRQRAAEEMKNTARVAAKLGVNTVVGFTGSSIWHTLAMFPPVPPEMIERGYQDFADRWNPILDVYDEVGVRFAHEVHPSEIAYDYWTTRRALEAIGNRPAFGLNWDPSHFVWQELDPVNFILEFADRIYHVDCKDAKVRTGDGRRGRLSSHLPWADLRRGWDFVSTGHGDVPWEDCFRALNAIGYTGPISIEWEDAGMDRLIGAPEALQFVRRLAFDAPDAAFDAAFASKD
- a CDS encoding NAD(P)/FAD-dependent oxidoreductase encodes the protein MPTESDVVIVGGGLAGLAAARRLHRAGVPWVLVEAADRLGGRVTTDAVDGYLLDRGFQVLNTGYPRLGTLLDVDTLELGYFTSGVLVRRGDALHRLVNPLREPAGAARTAVADVGTALDRVRLAGLAAGCAALPPGRLLAAPESTTEVALRRAGLSDRIIEELVRPFLSGVLAERELTTSSRVFAMILRSFARGRIGLPAGGMAALPRAIADPLPGFLVHRNRPVEAVAPGLVRTDAGEIRCRAVLVAVDPVAVTALLPALHPVRTHALTTYYHSAAEPPLDEPILLLDGDRRELVANTVVVSRAAPSYAPAGRHLVASTVVGPTTPPEPVVRAELARLYGRSTADWEHLETVSLPAALPAAPPPQGRLRQPVALGDGIYLAGDHRDSPSIQGALASGWRAAGTLVADLRG
- a CDS encoding dihydrofolate reductase family protein; protein product: MRRLVYHVASTIDGFIAGPEGQYDFLPFEADLGAYTVATWPETLPTAYRVAAGIDEVPNARYDAVLMGRGTYEPALKAGITSPYAHLEQYVFSRTLAPETDPTVRFVTGPPVEFVRGLKRQEGRDIWLCGGGQLAAELQSEIDELTIKLNPVVAGTGIPLFSRGFDPRRFALVETRPFDSGVVLLSYRPT